One Dialister invisus DSM 15470 genomic region harbors:
- a CDS encoding VapE domain-containing protein, whose protein sequence is MKVLFDNIPPEMKAINNWVCWKFQKRGGKNTKIPYNPKTGGMAKSNSPETWASFDTAVNAFSGGTYDGIGFELGSSPFVGIDIDYCIEGGVVNKEAQKIIDDFASYTELSPSCKGIHIIVKADIADGRGRRKGNIEIYPAGRFFTVTGNVIPGYKKISTEGKALQALIAIVDAKTPLQELPQNPLIDPPEMLDSELINKIRQSGQGAKFEALYDRGDLSAYGGDDSAADQALMNILAWWTNGDMLAMERMFTSSALGKREKWANRQDYRDRTIQEAIRGMNGNGYDPVKYKEQKQLNKMKIDAENPYVFKSMEWPATTIDSNGNIRPITASWKNLSYLLERMGVTVKYNRVNKKVEINGLNISKCSNEAVALLLLGIAHENGLKISKDNTFSFLAAIADMNQYSPVCDFLEEAQKAYDGKQDYIRDMWANFELDPESGQDPDFCFFLFKLWLISAVRMAFNKGAEAAQGVLVLVGAQGIGKTRFLYMLLPFKEWGAEGVSIDPQVKDDVIKSTGFWIVELGEFGETLKKEKLDRLKQFFTASRDIYRKPFHREPVDEPRRTVFIGTVNGDGFLKDRTGDRRYWVIAVKAIGNNPVDLTQFWGQVMHLAFVKKERHYLNTEEIQKLNRQNEPFKKITSEEEAIRNRLDWDSPPEGWRWITPTELCDEIGLNIARNALMGKALRTMADQDERIKLNRTERSMEYFLPKVRSRYIFCE, encoded by the coding sequence ATGAAAGTATTGTTTGATAATATACCGCCGGAAATGAAAGCGATTAATAATTGGGTATGCTGGAAGTTCCAAAAGCGGGGCGGGAAGAATACAAAAATACCCTACAATCCCAAGACGGGCGGCATGGCCAAGTCAAACAGTCCTGAAACATGGGCAAGCTTTGACACGGCGGTAAATGCCTTTTCCGGCGGTACTTATGACGGAATAGGCTTTGAACTGGGAAGTTCTCCGTTTGTGGGGATAGATATTGACTACTGCATAGAGGGCGGAGTGGTAAACAAAGAAGCGCAGAAGATTATAGACGATTTCGCGAGCTATACAGAACTTAGCCCGTCATGCAAGGGGATTCACATTATCGTAAAGGCAGATATTGCAGACGGCAGAGGCAGGCGAAAGGGGAATATAGAAATCTATCCGGCGGGGCGTTTCTTCACGGTGACTGGAAATGTAATTCCCGGCTATAAAAAAATATCCACAGAGGGAAAAGCCTTGCAAGCGCTTATCGCCATTGTGGACGCTAAAACGCCATTGCAGGAATTACCGCAGAATCCCCTTATAGACCCGCCGGAAATGCTGGATAGTGAATTGATTAATAAGATCAGGCAGAGCGGGCAGGGGGCAAAATTTGAAGCCTTGTATGACCGTGGAGATTTATCCGCATATGGTGGTGATGATTCAGCGGCAGACCAAGCGCTGATGAATATATTAGCGTGGTGGACGAACGGTGACATGCTCGCAATGGAACGTATGTTTACATCTTCAGCGTTAGGAAAACGGGAGAAGTGGGCAAACCGTCAGGATTACAGGGATAGAACTATTCAAGAGGCCATCAGAGGCATGAATGGAAACGGTTATGATCCTGTAAAGTATAAGGAACAAAAACAGCTGAACAAGATGAAAATAGATGCAGAAAACCCTTATGTTTTCAAAAGTATGGAGTGGCCGGCTACTACAATAGACAGTAATGGAAATATCCGACCGATTACCGCCTCATGGAAAAATTTGTCGTACCTGCTGGAACGTATGGGCGTCACTGTCAAATATAACCGGGTAAATAAAAAAGTTGAGATTAACGGGCTGAATATTTCAAAATGCAGTAATGAGGCCGTGGCATTGCTATTGCTGGGGATTGCTCATGAAAACGGGTTAAAAATCAGTAAGGATAATACATTTTCTTTTTTGGCCGCGATTGCCGATATGAATCAATACAGCCCCGTTTGTGATTTTCTGGAAGAAGCGCAAAAGGCCTATGATGGCAAACAAGATTACATCCGTGACATGTGGGCGAATTTTGAACTTGATCCGGAGAGCGGGCAAGACCCGGATTTCTGTTTTTTCCTGTTTAAGCTATGGCTCATTTCAGCGGTACGAATGGCCTTTAATAAGGGAGCAGAAGCCGCACAAGGAGTTTTAGTGCTTGTTGGTGCTCAGGGCATAGGAAAGACAAGATTTTTATATATGCTGCTGCCGTTTAAGGAATGGGGAGCAGAGGGCGTATCTATAGATCCACAGGTTAAAGATGATGTTATAAAGTCCACTGGATTTTGGATTGTGGAGCTGGGAGAATTTGGCGAAACGCTAAAAAAGGAAAAGCTGGACAGATTGAAACAGTTCTTCACAGCAAGTCGTGATATTTACAGGAAGCCATTCCACAGAGAGCCAGTAGACGAACCGCGCAGGACGGTTTTTATCGGAACGGTAAACGGTGATGGATTTTTAAAAGATCGTACAGGTGACCGGCGGTACTGGGTAATTGCCGTAAAAGCCATCGGAAATAATCCTGTAGATTTAACACAGTTCTGGGGGCAGGTTATGCATCTGGCCTTTGTGAAGAAAGAAAGGCACTATCTGAATACGGAAGAAATTCAAAAGCTAAATAGGCAAAATGAACCGTTTAAAAAGATAACCAGTGAAGAAGAGGCTATCCGAAACAGGCTTGACTGGGATAGCCCGCCGGAAGGCTGGAGATGGATAACACCCACAGAACTATGCGATGAAATAGGGCTCAATATAGCAAGGAATGCTTTAATGGGTAAGGCATTGCGGACTATGGCGGATCAGGATGAAAGAATAAAGCTAAACCGAACTGAAAGATCAATGGAATACTTTTTGCCGAAAGTTAGATCACGATATATTTTTTGTGAATAA
- a CDS encoding TonB-dependent receptor plug domain-containing protein translates to MKTIVAVSVFASLSLPVMSVVASVYEMPAVLVTAERTEAEIRKEPQSAEIVTSEDIKRSGAYDMRSALSSVLNLSVERSRPAKNAGMGGHQVMLRGMNTNHTLVLVDGKRMADEDTSVTQNFYVLDRISVDRIDRVEIVRGASSALYGSDAMGGVINIITKKPEKREVIVSAAAGTNELKNSYRFDLGKEGRWSNAFDVSFIKIRPVSYQEDSKMFITFPGMPPSHGGGVVLTKGVNTPDAGNRRLFHWTGLYNFENSVQGQLRFDAGYFNESVHSSYADADLNMRGKKVPAYRRRRENINRDGFDFSAEYTGRTGRNDYMVRAGMSRMKKDSYSYNGRHLQGLPLFLAGHLNRYFPKENSDNARYSTYFLEAKDTVKSGRHTFTFGGDYRNIAYEGTRLADNAAGLSKKRESHSADHVAVYVSDLWQANDRLFITPSLRFEHHNRFGSSLSPRLGLTYEPDSRTRFKVNYGKGFKAPTISELYIKLHHFVNVYGNPDLEAEKSRSWDAGIEWGRGRSFGRVTYFDNRVKNLIDAQPSGRNNDWFYQNISRGDIHGVETEWGYHVSDRLTFKVGYVYLDAKGAMTGKAEARLDNRARNTFSTCFLYDDHEKYGWSGSVKSYFLGDYQFDGKDYSYHTLDISARKKWGEKFSATLALYNIFGRKVDDLYLGGREWAIGAEMKF, encoded by the coding sequence ATGAAAACAATTGTGGCTGTTTCCGTTTTTGCTTCGTTGTCTCTGCCTGTGATGTCTGTTGTAGCATCGGTTTATGAAATGCCTGCAGTTTTGGTAACGGCGGAACGGACGGAAGCGGAAATTAGGAAAGAACCGCAGTCTGCGGAGATCGTTACATCGGAAGACATAAAGCGTTCCGGGGCGTATGATATGAGATCTGCCCTTTCGTCCGTTTTAAATCTGAGCGTGGAGCGGTCACGTCCGGCAAAAAATGCGGGAATGGGCGGCCATCAGGTGATGCTCCGCGGTATGAATACGAATCACACACTGGTTCTGGTGGATGGGAAACGTATGGCTGATGAGGATACAAGTGTGACACAGAATTTCTATGTTTTGGATCGGATCAGCGTAGATCGTATCGACCGGGTGGAAATTGTCCGCGGAGCATCGAGCGCCCTTTACGGTTCTGATGCCATGGGCGGTGTCATCAACATCATCACGAAGAAGCCGGAAAAACGGGAAGTGATTGTCAGTGCTGCAGCAGGGACAAATGAATTGAAAAACAGCTATCGTTTTGATTTAGGGAAAGAGGGACGGTGGAGCAATGCTTTTGATGTGTCTTTCATAAAAATACGTCCTGTTTCTTATCAAGAAGACAGCAAAATGTTTATCACATTTCCCGGTATGCCGCCGTCTCATGGGGGAGGAGTCGTTTTGACGAAAGGTGTCAATACACCGGATGCGGGAAACCGCCGGCTGTTCCACTGGACAGGACTTTATAATTTTGAAAATTCCGTGCAGGGCCAATTGCGTTTTGATGCAGGATATTTTAATGAATCTGTTCATTCATCGTATGCTGATGCCGATTTGAACATGAGGGGCAAGAAGGTGCCTGCATACAGGAGACGGCGGGAAAATATCAACCGGGATGGATTTGATTTCTCCGCGGAGTATACGGGCCGCACGGGAAGAAATGATTATATGGTTCGCGCGGGCATGAGCCGTATGAAGAAAGATTCCTATTCCTATAACGGAAGGCACCTGCAAGGACTGCCGCTGTTTCTTGCAGGACACCTGAATCGGTATTTCCCGAAAGAAAACAGCGACAATGCGAGATACAGTACCTATTTCCTTGAGGCGAAGGATACGGTGAAATCGGGACGTCATACTTTTACGTTCGGCGGGGACTATCGGAATATTGCTTATGAAGGGACGCGTCTTGCCGATAATGCGGCAGGTCTCTCCAAAAAGAGGGAATCCCACTCCGCAGATCATGTGGCGGTGTATGTTTCCGATTTGTGGCAGGCAAATGACCGGCTTTTCATTACGCCGTCTCTGCGTTTTGAGCATCATAACCGTTTCGGTTCGTCTCTGTCGCCCCGTCTTGGGCTGACTTATGAACCGGACAGCCGTACCCGGTTCAAGGTGAATTACGGGAAAGGATTTAAGGCGCCGACTATCAGTGAACTGTACATCAAGCTCCATCATTTTGTGAATGTTTACGGCAATCCTGATTTGGAGGCGGAGAAATCCCGCAGCTGGGACGCCGGCATTGAATGGGGGCGGGGCAGGAGTTTCGGCAGGGTGACTTATTTTGATAACCGGGTGAAGAATCTCATTGATGCGCAGCCGTCAGGAAGGAATAATGACTGGTTCTATCAAAATATCAGCCGCGGGGATATCCATGGGGTAGAAACGGAATGGGGCTACCATGTGAGCGACCGCCTTACCTTTAAAGTAGGCTACGTGTACCTTGACGCAAAAGGTGCTATGACAGGAAAGGCGGAAGCACGTCTCGACAACCGCGCGAGAAATACCTTCAGCACCTGTTTTCTCTATGACGATCATGAGAAATACGGCTGGAGCGGATCAGTAAAGAGTTATTTCCTTGGTGATTATCAGTTTGACGGAAAGGATTATTCTTACCACACATTGGATATCTCTGCCCGGAAGAAATGGGGCGAAAAATTTTCTGCTACACTGGCACTCTACAATATCTTTGGCAGGAAGGTAGATGATCTTTACCTTGGCGGAAGGGAATGGGCAATCGGAGCGGAAATGAAATTTTAA
- the nifJ gene encoding pyruvate:ferredoxin (flavodoxin) oxidoreductase, whose product MDGNTAAAYISYAFTEVAAIYPITPSSPMAESVDEWSAHGKKNIFGDTVHVAEMQSEGGAAGAFHGALQGGALTSTYTASQGMLLMLPNMYKVAGELLPGVFHIAARALANHALSIFGDHQDVMSARATGCAMLAESNVQEIMDLAGIAHLAAIKGRVPFINFFDGFRTSHEIQKVEVMEYDELEPLIDKEALAAFRARALNPDRPVIRGTAENPDIYFQHCEAANPYYDALPDIVQDYMDKISAITGRTYHLFDYYGAPDADRVIVAIGSVSDICKDVADAINASGEKVGIVNVHLYRPFSVDHFIKQLPETVKKIAVLDRTREPGAIGEPLFLDVQSAVTAAGRDIKVCGGRYGLGSKDVIPEDIMAVYEHLKSETPRHNFTLSIRDDVTNLSLTPIPVPEKENKLVSCKFWGFGSDGTVGANKSAIKIIGDYTDMYAQGYFAYDSKKSGGVTISHLRFGPEPIRKPYLIRKADYIACHRPSYVYKYDLLRGFKPGGIFLLNCQWRPEDLEHALPAALKRKLASLHAKFYIIDAFEIAKNIGLGGRINMIMQSAFFHLTNIIPEADAVKYLKDANEQSYGRKGQNIVDMNNAAVDAGIAGAVEVPVPEEWAHATEGGFIAKVDRPEFVRNVCDVMNRQEGDDLPVSTFQGWEDGTFTTGTSHYERPAAAIQVPEWIPENCISCNQCAFVCPHAAIRPFIVTEEEEARAPEGFICRDLPGPKKGLKYRIIVSPEDCYGCSICANVCPAPKKALVMKPIETQLDKQKYWDYAITLPRKENPMNKFTVRGSQFEPTYFEFSGACAGCGETPYVHLVTNLFGDRMLIANATGCSSIYGASAPSMPYCTNAEGQGPAWANSLFEDNAEFGLGMHLGEIKLRRRVEEKLNEVLPSSDENTKTAIEEWIAGKDVGDGTRSRAEKLEAALNAKVSSHPEYKEILALKDHFIKKSQWIFGGDGWAYDIGFGGLDHVLASGEDINVLVLDTEVYSNTGGQSSKSTPAAAIAKFAAAGKKTKKKDLGMIAVSYGYIYVAQIALGADMNQAVKAIHEAESYPGPSLIIAYAPCINHGIKAGMGEASAEQKAAVECGYWCNWRYDPRLLDAGKNPFHLDSREPKGDFRKFLLGEVRYASLQKLFPQEAEALFEKTEKDARARRQSYVRMQKSFDLEIQERKTAQQSEMEQK is encoded by the coding sequence ATGGACGGCAATACAGCCGCGGCGTATATTTCATACGCATTCACAGAAGTAGCTGCCATTTACCCGATTACCCCTTCGTCACCGATGGCGGAATCTGTAGATGAATGGTCTGCCCATGGAAAGAAGAATATTTTCGGCGACACGGTCCATGTGGCGGAAATGCAGTCTGAAGGAGGCGCGGCAGGCGCATTTCACGGCGCTTTGCAGGGAGGCGCGCTTACCTCTACCTATACCGCGTCACAGGGAATGCTTCTCATGCTGCCGAATATGTACAAAGTAGCCGGCGAACTTCTTCCCGGCGTCTTCCATATCGCCGCCCGCGCCCTTGCAAACCACGCCCTTTCTATTTTCGGAGACCATCAGGACGTAATGAGCGCGAGAGCCACCGGCTGTGCCATGCTTGCTGAATCGAACGTACAGGAAATCATGGATCTTGCCGGCATTGCCCACCTGGCGGCCATTAAAGGCCGCGTGCCTTTCATCAATTTCTTCGACGGATTCCGCACAAGCCATGAAATACAAAAAGTGGAAGTCATGGAGTACGACGAACTGGAACCTCTCATCGACAAGGAAGCTCTCGCCGCATTCCGCGCCCGTGCGCTGAATCCGGACAGGCCCGTCATCCGCGGCACGGCGGAAAATCCCGACATCTACTTCCAACACTGCGAGGCAGCCAACCCGTACTATGACGCGCTTCCCGATATCGTACAGGACTATATGGATAAGATCAGTGCCATTACGGGACGGACATATCACCTCTTCGACTACTACGGGGCGCCTGACGCGGATCGTGTCATTGTCGCCATCGGTTCCGTTTCCGATATCTGTAAAGATGTGGCTGACGCGATTAACGCCTCCGGTGAAAAAGTGGGGATTGTAAATGTCCACTTGTACCGTCCTTTCTCCGTCGACCATTTCATTAAACAGCTTCCTGAAACAGTAAAAAAGATTGCCGTCCTCGACCGCACCCGCGAACCGGGCGCTATAGGCGAACCTCTTTTCCTTGATGTACAGAGCGCCGTCACTGCGGCAGGAAGAGATATCAAAGTCTGCGGCGGCCGTTACGGATTAGGTTCTAAAGACGTTATTCCGGAAGACATCATGGCTGTCTATGAACATCTGAAATCTGAAACACCGCGCCATAATTTCACTTTATCCATCAGAGATGATGTAACCAATTTGTCTCTCACCCCCATTCCTGTCCCCGAAAAAGAAAACAAACTTGTTTCCTGCAAATTCTGGGGTTTCGGCTCAGACGGTACCGTCGGCGCCAATAAGAGCGCCATCAAAATCATCGGCGACTACACGGATATGTACGCCCAGGGATACTTTGCTTACGACTCCAAAAAATCCGGCGGCGTGACTATTTCCCATCTTCGTTTCGGTCCCGAGCCGATCCGCAAGCCCTACCTCATCCGCAAAGCGGACTATATCGCCTGCCACCGCCCGTCCTACGTGTATAAGTATGACTTGCTCCGCGGCTTCAAACCGGGCGGCATCTTTCTCCTGAACTGCCAATGGCGACCGGAAGACCTGGAGCACGCCCTTCCGGCAGCGCTGAAAAGGAAGCTGGCCTCTCTCCATGCGAAATTTTACATCATTGATGCTTTTGAAATCGCGAAGAATATCGGTCTCGGCGGACGTATCAATATGATTATGCAGTCCGCTTTCTTCCATCTCACAAATATCATTCCCGAAGCAGATGCCGTGAAATACCTGAAAGACGCTAATGAGCAGTCCTACGGGCGGAAAGGCCAGAACATAGTCGACATGAACAATGCGGCAGTCGATGCGGGTATCGCGGGAGCCGTTGAAGTCCCCGTTCCCGAAGAATGGGCACATGCAACTGAAGGCGGCTTCATTGCTAAAGTGGATCGTCCCGAGTTCGTAAGAAACGTTTGCGATGTCATGAACCGGCAGGAAGGGGATGATCTCCCCGTTTCCACGTTCCAAGGCTGGGAAGACGGTACTTTCACTACAGGCACATCCCATTACGAACGTCCTGCCGCGGCCATCCAGGTACCGGAATGGATTCCTGAAAACTGTATTTCCTGCAACCAATGCGCTTTTGTCTGCCCCCATGCCGCCATCCGCCCCTTCATCGTAACCGAGGAAGAAGAGGCACGCGCGCCGGAAGGCTTCATCTGCAGAGATCTGCCGGGACCGAAAAAAGGCCTGAAGTATCGAATCATTGTCAGTCCTGAAGACTGCTACGGCTGCAGCATCTGCGCCAATGTATGCCCCGCCCCGAAAAAGGCTCTCGTCATGAAACCGATTGAAACGCAGCTTGACAAGCAGAAATACTGGGATTACGCCATCACGCTCCCCCGTAAGGAAAACCCGATGAATAAATTCACTGTCCGCGGTTCCCAGTTTGAACCGACATACTTTGAGTTTTCCGGTGCCTGCGCAGGCTGCGGTGAAACGCCTTACGTCCACCTGGTCACCAATCTCTTCGGTGACAGAATGCTTATTGCCAACGCCACAGGCTGTTCCTCCATTTACGGAGCAAGCGCTCCTTCCATGCCTTACTGCACCAACGCGGAAGGCCAGGGACCCGCATGGGCAAATTCCCTCTTTGAGGACAATGCAGAATTCGGCCTCGGCATGCATCTGGGCGAAATCAAACTGCGCCGACGGGTGGAGGAGAAACTGAATGAAGTACTTCCTTCTTCTGATGAAAACACAAAAACGGCTATAGAAGAATGGATTGCCGGAAAGGATGTGGGGGACGGCACTCGGAGCAGGGCGGAAAAACTGGAAGCCGCGCTGAACGCAAAAGTCTCTTCTCATCCGGAATATAAAGAAATCCTCGCCCTGAAAGATCATTTTATTAAAAAGAGCCAGTGGATCTTCGGCGGCGACGGCTGGGCATACGATATCGGCTTCGGTGGTCTGGACCATGTCCTTGCGTCCGGAGAAGACATCAACGTCCTCGTACTGGATACGGAAGTTTACTCCAACACGGGCGGCCAGTCCTCGAAATCCACCCCTGCCGCAGCTATCGCTAAATTTGCGGCAGCAGGCAAAAAGACTAAGAAAAAAGACCTCGGCATGATCGCCGTGTCTTACGGATATATTTATGTAGCACAGATCGCTTTGGGAGCCGACATGAACCAGGCTGTAAAAGCCATCCACGAAGCAGAATCCTATCCCGGTCCGTCCCTTATCATTGCTTACGCTCCCTGTATCAACCACGGCATCAAGGCAGGCATGGGCGAAGCATCGGCAGAACAGAAAGCAGCCGTGGAATGCGGTTACTGGTGTAACTGGCGCTATGACCCCCGGCTTCTGGATGCGGGAAAGAACCCTTTCCATCTGGACAGCCGAGAACCGAAAGGCGATTTCCGTAAATTCCTTTTAGGCGAAGTCCGCTATGCAAGCTTGCAGAAGCTCTTCCCGCAAGAAGCGGAAGCCCTCTTTGAAAAAACAGAAAAAGATGCCAGGGCACGCAGACAGAGTTACGTCCGTATGCAGAAATCTTTTGATCTGGAAATACAGGAACGCAAAACTGCTCAGCAGTCCGAGATGGAACAGAAATAA
- a CDS encoding LysR family transcriptional regulator: protein MDYRHLKYFMEVAEEKSFSKAARNLHISQSAISRMIKSLEDELGIILFIRNAKTVEITAPGSIFLNYAKRCLFAFEHLKSDFENEFNLKKDTIQIGLPPITDAHVFAKLLGEFKKTYPQISIELYEYGSKVIETSVQEGRIDVGIICTIPNKDFESFFLSDDKMCVVMPKGYPLEERKEIPMKLLADYPLVLYRDDFNLHDDILSNCKKIGFTPKIVFETSQRDLMLQTVSSGLGVAILPSRLCPPNSADGNIAVRPLTEPKMTHHLYAIWKKGRYLSRAARLWIEFTKDHLTLLNKEKLDDEIRG, encoded by the coding sequence ATGGACTATCGTCACTTGAAGTATTTCATGGAAGTAGCGGAAGAAAAAAGTTTCAGCAAAGCGGCGAGGAATCTTCATATTTCCCAGTCCGCCATCAGCCGCATGATCAAATCGCTGGAAGATGAATTGGGGATCATCCTTTTTATCCGCAATGCGAAGACAGTCGAAATTACTGCGCCGGGAAGCATCTTCCTGAACTACGCGAAGCGCTGCCTTTTCGCTTTTGAACATTTAAAGAGCGACTTTGAAAATGAATTCAATCTGAAAAAGGACACGATCCAGATCGGATTGCCGCCGATTACGGACGCGCATGTTTTCGCCAAGCTCCTGGGCGAATTTAAAAAAACCTATCCGCAGATTTCCATTGAGCTTTACGAATACGGCTCCAAGGTAATCGAGACCTCCGTGCAGGAAGGACGCATTGATGTGGGCATCATCTGCACCATTCCGAATAAAGATTTTGAATCGTTTTTCCTGTCGGATGATAAAATGTGCGTCGTCATGCCGAAAGGTTATCCGCTGGAAGAGAGAAAAGAAATACCCATGAAACTTCTTGCCGATTATCCGCTTGTCCTCTATCGCGATGATTTCAATTTACATGATGATATCCTGTCGAACTGCAAGAAGATCGGATTTACGCCGAAAATTGTTTTTGAGACGAGCCAGCGCGATCTCATGCTCCAGACCGTTTCCTCGGGACTGGGAGTGGCGATCCTGCCGAGCCGCCTTTGTCCGCCAAACAGTGCAGATGGAAATATAGCCGTCCGCCCGCTGACGGAACCGAAAATGACCCACCACCTGTATGCGATTTGGAAGAAAGGGCGTTACCTCTCCAGAGCGGCCCGGTTGTGGATTGAATTTACAAAAGATCATTTGACTCTTCTCAATAAAGAAAAACTTGATGACGAAATAAGGGGATAA
- the cdaA gene encoding diadenylate cyclase CdaA — MLGQIQGLLMTMRLWDALDILVVAFFFYRMYILVRDTRATALLKGLVFLGLFTLFAGWLQLHVVSWILDKLMTVLIVALPVVFQPELRRALEQLGRGKFYISSRIMDEAELDAVIDHVVEATMTMAKNKVGALIVFERTVGLDDRIDTGIRLEALVSKELLGNIFIVNTPLHDGAVIIRDNRIMAAGCLLPLTRDRSLSSELGTRHRAGIGMSEQADCVVVIVSEETGTVSYAYGGHIYRHLEEDGLRNILRNFLVQDKAKGVGNVLQKWSPLK, encoded by the coding sequence ATGCTTGGACAAATACAGGGACTGCTGATGACAATGCGCCTTTGGGATGCGCTGGATATACTTGTTGTCGCGTTTTTCTTTTACCGGATGTATATCCTTGTCCGTGATACGCGGGCGACCGCTCTTTTGAAGGGGCTCGTGTTCCTCGGACTTTTCACATTGTTTGCAGGCTGGCTCCAGCTCCATGTAGTCAGCTGGATACTCGATAAACTTATGACAGTGCTCATTGTCGCGCTCCCTGTGGTATTCCAGCCGGAACTCCGCCGTGCTCTGGAACAGCTTGGCCGCGGCAAATTTTATATTTCTTCCCGCATCATGGATGAAGCGGAATTAGATGCTGTCATTGATCATGTGGTGGAAGCGACGATGACCATGGCGAAGAATAAAGTAGGAGCGCTTATCGTTTTTGAAAGGACAGTAGGGCTTGACGACCGTATTGATACAGGGATCCGTTTGGAGGCCCTCGTGTCAAAAGAGCTTCTTGGAAATATTTTTATCGTAAATACACCGCTCCATGACGGCGCCGTCATTATCCGCGACAACCGCATCATGGCGGCAGGCTGCCTTTTGCCGCTTACCCGTGACAGGAGCCTCTCCTCTGAACTGGGGACACGCCATCGCGCGGGAATCGGCATGTCTGAACAGGCGGACTGTGTCGTGGTCATCGTCAGTGAAGAAACGGGAACGGTTTCCTATGCTTACGGCGGCCATATTTACCGCCATCTCGAAGAAGACGGCTTGCGGAATATCCTGCGGAACTTCCTTGTGCAGGATAAAGCGAAAGGCGTCGGTAATGTATTGCAGAAATGGAGCCCGCTGAAATGA
- a CDS encoding CdaR family protein, translating to MKYTNLRWWLPKFLCLMAAFAFWVYVMNEQNPLVENSYTVPVEVRNLDRSLVALNVPQRVKVKIRMNRSDLVSMRSDNIKAYVDLDGFTDGDYPNTPIHISVPGNETVISQDQTYFDLFIDTYAVKSLPAQVEFIGALPAGFKAERKSTTPEYITVAGASSRTALADRAIISVNVAGKTKDFDEFDAVNVLDADGNTVTGIDIMPTRVRVSVHMSEDQKTGNIPFKPIVKGEPAEGYKVSEITVTPPVATVKAPESYFDKNTVVELEEIDITGAKESVTKKIDIPKPENGMIIPGAVTVHVKIEKE from the coding sequence ATGAAATATACAAATTTGCGGTGGTGGCTTCCTAAATTCCTCTGCCTCATGGCGGCATTTGCTTTCTGGGTATATGTCATGAATGAGCAGAATCCTCTTGTGGAAAACTCTTATACCGTTCCGGTCGAAGTGCGTAATTTGGACCGTTCTCTCGTAGCCCTTAATGTACCCCAGAGGGTGAAAGTGAAGATCCGCATGAACCGCAGCGATCTGGTCAGCATGCGGAGTGATAATATCAAAGCCTATGTCGATCTTGACGGATTTACGGACGGCGATTATCCGAACACACCCATCCATATTTCCGTACCGGGAAATGAAACGGTGATTTCCCAGGATCAGACATATTTCGATTTATTTATCGACACCTATGCAGTGAAATCGCTGCCGGCACAAGTGGAATTTATCGGAGCGCTTCCGGCAGGTTTCAAGGCGGAGCGGAAATCCACGACGCCGGAATATATTACTGTCGCGGGAGCCAGCAGCCGCACGGCTCTTGCCGACCGTGCCATTATCTCTGTCAATGTGGCGGGGAAAACAAAAGATTTCGACGAGTTTGATGCGGTGAATGTTCTTGATGCGGATGGAAATACGGTAACGGGGATTGACATCATGCCTACCCGTGTCCGTGTTTCCGTACATATGTCGGAAGACCAGAAGACGGGAAATATTCCTTTCAAACCGATAGTAAAAGGGGAACCGGCAGAAGGATACAAAGTCTCTGAAATCACGGTGACGCCGCCGGTGGCCACTGTCAAGGCACCGGAAAGCTATTTCGATAAAAATACGGTGGTGGAACTGGAAGAAATCGATATCACTGGAGCAAAGGAAAGCGTTACCAAAAAGATTGACATACCGAAACCGGAAAACGGTATGATTATTCCCGGAGCCGTTACGGTACATGTGAAAATAGAAAAAGAATAA